The following coding sequences are from one Aquipuribacter hungaricus window:
- a CDS encoding PhoX family protein yields the protein MTLTPERRTLLPMLGRTHGTRSASVCHWKCADACTRPDENVSGAERFVDVVRRSAHVSASRRTVLGSSAAGAALAALSVAGPVAAAPGRGGAAAPGTFGFTAIDPVPAEVDRFTVPDGWRWETIISWGDPVETGAPAFDAEAQTPEKQKRQFGYNNDYLDILPLAGSDRRGLLVANHEYTNDELMFPDYATADAAGKLRNTETAMYAHGMSVVEVRRRGPRDAWKPVRSRYNRRITLDTEFVIDGPAAGSPLLRTSEDPTGTRAYGTLNNCAGSTTPWGTVLSGEENVDQYFSKPAVPTAREARYGLTSAGRGWGAVQSRFDLANEGTRNEPNRFFWVVEVDPEDPTAPPVKHTAMGRFKHEGASVRIDASGHAVAYMGDDNRFDYLYKFVSRDTFRPGPSQAARRHNTTLLSAGDLYVAKFDGDGTEDGVYDGTGEWLPLVVGGRSFVPGYSVEEVLVFTRNAADVVQPTAMDRPEDVEPSPVTGYVYVACTNNTARTAARLDEANPRPANKDGHVVEIIEDGGDATGTTFTWNLVLVCGDPDDPSVPTYFGGWQGEVSPISCPDNVAFDAAGNLWVSTDGQPGSIGYNDGLFLVPVSGPERGRVQQFLAVPTGAETCGPQVKSEDGYVLVAVQHPGDFPGASYAAPASTFPYDGVFHGPRPSCVQVLPA from the coding sequence GTGACGCTCACCCCCGAACGCCGCACCCTGCTCCCCATGCTCGGCCGCACCCACGGCACCCGCAGCGCCTCCGTCTGCCACTGGAAGTGCGCCGACGCCTGCACCCGTCCCGACGAGAACGTCTCGGGCGCCGAGCGCTTCGTCGACGTCGTCCGCCGCTCCGCCCACGTGTCCGCCTCGCGCCGGACCGTCCTCGGCTCGTCGGCCGCGGGTGCCGCGCTGGCCGCGCTGTCCGTCGCCGGACCGGTCGCCGCCGCCCCGGGCCGCGGGGGGGCCGCCGCGCCCGGCACGTTCGGCTTCACGGCGATCGACCCGGTCCCGGCCGAGGTCGACCGCTTCACCGTCCCGGACGGCTGGCGCTGGGAGACGATCATCTCCTGGGGCGACCCCGTGGAGACCGGTGCGCCTGCCTTCGACGCCGAGGCACAGACGCCCGAGAAGCAGAAGCGCCAGTTCGGCTACAACAACGACTACCTGGACATCCTGCCGCTGGCCGGCAGCGACCGCCGGGGGCTGCTCGTGGCCAACCACGAGTACACCAACGACGAGCTCATGTTCCCGGACTACGCCACCGCCGACGCCGCCGGGAAGCTCCGGAACACCGAGACCGCCATGTACGCCCACGGCATGTCCGTCGTCGAGGTCCGCCGCCGCGGCCCCCGCGACGCGTGGAAGCCGGTCCGCTCCCGCTACAACCGCCGCATCACCCTGGACACCGAGTTCGTCATCGACGGCCCCGCGGCGGGCTCGCCGCTGCTGCGCACGAGCGAGGACCCGACGGGCACCCGCGCCTACGGCACGCTCAACAACTGCGCCGGCTCCACGACCCCGTGGGGCACCGTGCTGTCCGGCGAGGAGAACGTCGACCAGTACTTCAGCAAGCCCGCCGTGCCCACCGCCCGCGAGGCCCGCTACGGCCTGACCAGCGCCGGCCGCGGCTGGGGCGCCGTGCAGAGCCGCTTCGACCTGGCCAACGAGGGCACCCGCAACGAGCCCAACCGCTTCTTCTGGGTCGTCGAGGTGGACCCGGAGGACCCGACCGCCCCGCCGGTCAAGCACACGGCCATGGGCCGCTTCAAGCACGAGGGCGCCTCGGTCCGCATCGACGCCAGCGGCCACGCCGTGGCGTACATGGGCGACGACAACCGGTTCGACTACCTCTACAAGTTCGTCTCCCGCGACACCTTCCGCCCCGGCCCCTCGCAGGCCGCCCGCCGCCACAACACGACCCTGCTGTCCGCCGGCGACCTGTACGTGGCGAAGTTCGACGGTGACGGGACCGAGGACGGCGTCTACGACGGCACCGGCGAGTGGCTCCCGCTCGTCGTCGGCGGTCGGTCGTTCGTCCCCGGCTACAGCGTCGAGGAGGTGCTCGTCTTCACGCGCAACGCCGCCGACGTCGTGCAGCCCACCGCCATGGACCGGCCCGAGGACGTCGAGCCGAGCCCCGTGACCGGCTACGTCTACGTCGCCTGCACCAACAACACCGCCCGCACCGCCGCCCGCCTGGACGAGGCCAACCCGCGCCCGGCCAACAAGGACGGCCACGTCGTCGAGATCATCGAGGACGGCGGCGACGCCACCGGGACGACGTTCACCTGGAACCTCGTGCTCGTGTGCGGCGACCCCGACGACCCGTCCGTCCCCACGTACTTCGGCGGCTGGCAGGGCGAGGTCTCCCCCATCTCGTGCCCGGACAACGTCGCCTTCGACGCGGCCGGCAACCTGTGGGTGTCGACCGACGGGCAGCCCGGCAGCATCGGCTACAACGACGGGCTGTTCCTCGTCCCGGTCTCGGGCCCCGAGCGCGGCCGGGTCCAGCAGTTCCTCGCCGTCCCCACGGGCGCCGAGACGTGCGGCCCGCAGGTCAAGAGCGAGGACGGCTACGTGCTCGTCGCCGTGCAGCACCCGGGCGACTTCCCGGGCGCCTCGTACGCGGCCCCGGCGTCGACGTTCCCGTACGACGGGGTCTTCCACGGCCCGCGCCCGTCCTGCGTGCAGGTGCTCCCCGCCTGA
- a CDS encoding putative bifunctional diguanylate cyclase/phosphodiesterase, giving the protein MSRRGMGRALGVLYLAGAALALLWTALPHGPGADEAVVATMAAIAAVMGAALAAGVADRAPLGAFHAVIGAIQVVISVGFAAGGAPDNDIRLFYLWATPFAAFYFAPRDALRHGVWSAACFATVLSLSAEPTPVLLRLFLLTMGSLAAVGLLVGHVASWVRRSRRELQHAAWHDSLSGLPNRELFDVRTCEALAARDRTGGAVHVLLVDLDHFKLVNDTYGHHSGDELITAVAGRLRLALGAGATVARMGGDEFAVVVADPTGDLDLDVVLARLPAAWAEPVVLSGALVPVSASVGVASATGPGSTAEQLLRDADVALYRAKDTQRGSVRRFDAVLRVEVERRTRLDHELHGAVARGEMSLVYQPVVDLAGDRTVGAEALLRWHSPTLGPVPPSEFVPVAEDNGLVVPIGRYVLEQAAADIARWRADGTVDESFTVAVNVSVRQLCSTFPEDLDRLLEEHGLPHGALTVEITESVLLDGSVFSGSVLSRLRRAGTRVSLDDFGTGYSSLSYLQRLPMDILKIDRSFVGELDGPTPRTGLVSAVLDLARSLGMDVVAEGVETPEQADRLRLLGVDRAQGWLFARPLRPGELVAHLGTHAPLV; this is encoded by the coding sequence GTGAGCCGGCGCGGCATGGGCCGGGCGCTCGGCGTGCTCTACCTCGCGGGCGCGGCCCTCGCCCTGCTGTGGACGGCACTGCCGCACGGCCCCGGTGCGGACGAGGCCGTGGTCGCGACCATGGCCGCGATAGCGGCCGTCATGGGCGCCGCGCTGGCCGCCGGGGTCGCCGACCGTGCCCCGCTCGGGGCCTTCCACGCCGTCATCGGTGCCATCCAGGTCGTCATCTCGGTCGGCTTCGCCGCCGGCGGCGCGCCCGACAACGACATCCGGCTCTTCTACCTGTGGGCGACGCCGTTCGCCGCGTTCTACTTCGCGCCCAGGGACGCCCTCCGCCACGGGGTGTGGAGCGCCGCGTGCTTCGCGACCGTGCTGTCCCTGTCCGCGGAGCCCACCCCGGTGCTGCTGCGGCTGTTCCTGCTCACCATGGGCAGCCTCGCTGCCGTCGGCCTGCTCGTCGGCCACGTCGCCTCCTGGGTCCGCCGCAGCCGGCGCGAGCTGCAGCACGCCGCCTGGCACGACTCGCTGTCCGGGCTGCCCAACCGCGAGCTGTTCGACGTGCGCACCTGCGAGGCGCTCGCCGCCCGCGACAGGACCGGCGGCGCCGTCCACGTGCTGCTCGTCGACCTCGACCACTTCAAGCTCGTCAACGACACCTACGGCCACCACTCCGGGGACGAGCTCATCACCGCCGTCGCGGGGCGGCTCCGGCTGGCGCTGGGGGCCGGCGCCACGGTCGCGCGCATGGGCGGGGACGAGTTCGCGGTCGTCGTCGCCGACCCTACGGGCGACCTCGACCTCGACGTCGTGCTCGCGCGCCTCCCCGCGGCCTGGGCCGAGCCGGTCGTGCTGTCCGGCGCCCTGGTCCCGGTCTCCGCCAGCGTGGGCGTGGCCTCGGCCACCGGGCCGGGCAGCACCGCCGAGCAGCTGCTGCGCGACGCCGACGTGGCGCTCTACCGCGCCAAGGACACCCAGCGAGGCTCGGTGCGCCGGTTCGACGCGGTCCTGCGCGTGGAGGTCGAGCGCCGGACGCGGCTGGACCACGAGCTGCACGGCGCCGTCGCGCGCGGGGAGATGTCGCTGGTCTACCAACCCGTCGTCGACCTGGCAGGCGACCGCACGGTGGGGGCGGAGGCGCTGCTGCGCTGGCACAGCCCGACGCTCGGGCCCGTCCCGCCGTCGGAGTTCGTCCCGGTCGCGGAGGACAACGGCCTCGTGGTCCCCATCGGGCGCTACGTGCTCGAGCAGGCCGCCGCGGACATCGCCCGGTGGCGGGCCGACGGCACCGTCGACGAGTCCTTCACCGTGGCGGTCAACGTGTCCGTCCGGCAGCTGTGCAGCACCTTCCCCGAGGACCTGGACCGGCTGCTGGAGGAGCACGGCCTGCCGCACGGCGCCCTCACCGTGGAGATCACCGAGTCGGTGCTCCTGGACGGGTCCGTGTTCTCCGGCTCGGTCCTGTCGCGGCTGCGCCGGGCGGGGACGCGGGTGTCGCTGGACGACTTCGGCACCGGCTACAGCTCGCTGTCCTACCTCCAGCGCCTGCCGATGGACATCCTCAAGATCGACCGCTCGTTCGTCGGCGAGCTCGACGGCCCGACCCCCCGCACGGGCCTGGTCTCCGCGGTGCTCGACCTGGCCCGGAGCCTGGGCATGGACGTGGTCGCCGAGGGCGTGGAGACGCCCGAGCAGGCCGACCGGCTCCGTCTGCTCGGCGTCGACCGCGCGCAGGGGTGGCTGTTCGCCAGGCCCCTGCGCCCGGGCGAGCTGGTGGCGCACCTGGGGACGCACGCGCCCCTGGTCTGA